One window of the Paenibacillus beijingensis genome contains the following:
- a CDS encoding sensor histidine kinase, with product MGGWLYRTIRWKFIFAFAGSIAITLSILFFLLFVGPILKRIEPIRDLLVLLLSSIGVEPVLLISGCVLFLVLFFLLSNQMIRYLKEITDGLQHIAHGNLDYEIPVRSSDELGEVAYNINQMSRRLSASIEEERLAEKTKNDLITGVSHDLRTPLTSILGFLELIENDRYKDEVELRYYVGIAYEKSIALKKLIDDLFDFTRLNNGMPIEKFKLDLDAFFRQLLEEFVPSLEAAGMAGRIQSDYQPLHIMADGDRLVRAFENLITNAILYGGDGHFVDIRLRAENGFAVVEVVNYGEPIPEKDLPYLFDRFYRVEQSRSKQTGGTGLGLAIVKSIVDLHDGFITVRSGHRETVFETRFPLAIESFSAAGYHS from the coding sequence ATGGGAGGCTGGCTGTATAGGACCATCCGCTGGAAATTTATTTTTGCCTTTGCGGGCAGCATTGCGATTACCCTCTCCATTCTCTTTTTCTTACTGTTCGTCGGCCCCATTCTGAAAAGAATAGAGCCTATCCGGGATTTGCTCGTGTTGCTCTTAAGTTCCATCGGCGTCGAGCCGGTTCTGCTTATCAGTGGCTGCGTGCTCTTTCTGGTTTTATTTTTCCTGTTAAGCAACCAGATGATACGGTATTTGAAGGAGATTACGGACGGGCTGCAGCATATCGCGCACGGGAATTTGGACTATGAGATTCCGGTCAGATCATCCGACGAACTGGGCGAAGTGGCATATAATATTAACCAGATGAGCCGAAGATTGAGCGCCTCGATCGAAGAGGAACGCCTTGCCGAGAAAACGAAGAACGATTTGATTACCGGGGTATCGCACGATCTTCGCACTCCTTTAACGTCGATCCTTGGTTTTCTGGAGCTGATCGAGAATGACAGGTACAAGGACGAGGTCGAGCTGCGGTATTACGTCGGTATTGCTTATGAGAAATCGATCGCTCTGAAGAAGCTGATCGACGATCTATTCGACTTCACGCGCCTGAACAACGGCATGCCGATCGAGAAATTCAAGCTCGACCTGGACGCGTTCTTCCGGCAGCTGCTGGAGGAATTTGTTCCGAGCCTGGAAGCTGCAGGTATGGCCGGCCGTATCCAATCGGACTATCAGCCGCTTCATATTATGGCTGACGGCGACCGTCTAGTCCGCGCCTTCGAGAATTTGATCACGAATGCGATTCTTTACGGAGGGGACGGACATTTTGTCGATATCCGCCTGCGTGCGGAGAACGGGTTTGCAGTGGTAGAGGTCGTCAACTACGGCGAGCCGATCCCCGAGAAGGACCTGCCTTATTTGTTCGATCGGTTCTATCGGGTCGAGCAGTCCCGGTCGAAGCAAACGGGGGGCACGGGCCTTGGGCTTGCGATCGTCAAGAGCATCGTCGATTTGCACGACGGTTTCATCACGGTCCGAAGCGGACATCGGGAGACGGTGTTCGAGACCCGCTTCCCGCTGGCGATTGAGAGCTTCTCAGCAGCCGGTTACCATTCTTAA